The Vitis riparia cultivar Riparia Gloire de Montpellier isolate 1030 chromosome 10, EGFV_Vit.rip_1.0, whole genome shotgun sequence genome includes a region encoding these proteins:
- the LOC117924031 gene encoding transcription factor bHLH162 → MESNPSSSRTDRKTIERNRRNHMKSLYSKLNSLVPHQTSREAITLPDQLDEAANYIKRLQEKLEKMKERKDNLMGFERPNTSPNSGAMVGLKPPQIDIHEKGSALEVVLITGLDFQFMFNETIRVLHEEGAEIVNASFSVVDDTVFHTIHAQVEGPVLGHGAARISERLKKFVF, encoded by the exons ATGGAGAGCAATCCTAGTTCATCTAGAACTGATAGAAAAACTATAGAGAGGAATAGGAGAAATCACATGAAGTCCCTCTACTCCAAGCTCAATTCTCTTGTACCCCATCAAACCTCAAGG GAAGCCATCACACTGCCTGATCAACTGGATGAAGCAGCAAACTACATAAAGAGATTACaggaaaaattggagaaaatgaaggagagGAAGGACAACTTAATGGGATTTGAAAGGCCAAACACAAGTCCTAACAGTGGAGCCATGGTGGGATTAAAACCACCACAGATTGATATTCATGAAAAGGGTTCTGCTCTGGAGGTAGTTCTGATAACTGGGTTGGATTTCCAGTTCATGTTCAATGAGACCATTCGTGTGCTTCATGAAGAAGGTGCTGAGATCGTCAATGCCAGTTTTTCTGTTGTTGATGATACAGTTTTCCACACAATACATGCACAG GTTGAAGGGCCTGTACTGGGTCATGGAGCTGCAAGGATATCCGAGAGACTAAAGAAGTTTGTTTTCTAA